In the genome of Ascaphus truei isolate aAscTru1 unplaced genomic scaffold, aAscTru1.hap1 HAP1_SCAFFOLD_355, whole genome shotgun sequence, one region contains:
- the LOC142483680 gene encoding LOW QUALITY PROTEIN: actin-like protein 9 (The sequence of the model RefSeq protein was modified relative to this genomic sequence to represent the inferred CDS: substituted 1 base at 1 genomic stop codon), with the protein MTYTSEAETDPKQKLPVKKTAAVVIDTGTGSCKAGFAGEAKPNCIMATVVGYPLEKTLRTENIRDSSYVGKAAXVEPDLRIVEPVHHGIIVDWDAAETLWRHMYYHNLKVPLEEHALLISDPPLSPTTNREKMVEVVFESMNCPGMYVAYQSVLSTYSYGKTGGLVVESGYGVTHTVPVHQGYNLPHATERLDIAGTDLTTHLMKLLQKSGNSFSEKDRHIIEDIKLKCCYVAVDLEGELKLPENEYLVDYQLPDGHIIAIGKERFLCPEELFQPPSMAGIDVMGIHQMALKSMKKVPVEIKKEMYDNILLCGGSSLFNGFYERFSKDFLHFQSHAHKSNILSVPESKYSTWMGGSILASLKSFQSCWIRQEEYRERGPFIVHRRCY; encoded by the coding sequence ATGACCTACACTTCAGAGGCTGAAACTGATCCCAAACAAAAGCTCCCCGTCAAGAAGACAGCAGCCGTGGTGATTGACACTGGCACTGGCAGCTGCAAGGCGGGTTTTGCTGGTGAAGCAAAGCCAAACTGCATAATGGCCACTGTGGTGGGTTACCCTTTGGAGAAGACTTTGAGGACTGAGAATATCCGAGATTCCTCATATGTTGGGAAGGCAGCTTGAGTGGAACCGGACCTGAGAATCGTTGAACCGGTGCATCATGGCATCATCGTGGATTGGGACGCAGCCGAGACTTTGTGGAGACACATGTACTACCATAACCTCAAGGTGCCTCTGGAGGAACATGCCCTCTTGATTTCAGACCCTCCACTGAGCCCCACAACCAATCGGGAGAAGATGGTGGAGGTTGTCTTTGAGTCCATGAACTGCCCTGGAATGTATGTTGCTTACCAGTCAGTGCTGTCTACTTACTCCTACGGCAAAACCGGGGGCCTGGTGGTGGAGTCTGGCTATGGTGTTACCCACACGGTGCCCGTTCACCAGGGCTACAACCTTCCCCATGCCACTGAAAGGCTGGACATAGCTGGCACAGACCTCACCACCCACCTGATGAAACTCCTCCAGAAGTCCGGAAACTCGTTCAGCGAGAAGGACCGGCACATCATTGAGGACATCAAGCTGAAGTGCTGCTATGTGGCTGTGGATTTGGAGGGCGAGTTGAAACTCCCTGAAAATGAATACCTGGTTGATTATCAACTTCCAGATGGACACATCATAGCCATTGGAAAGGAGAGGTTCCTGTGTCCAGAAGAGTTATTCCAACCACCCTCCATGGCTGGGATAGACGTTATGGGCATTCATCAAATGGCTCTGAAGAGCATGAAGAAGGTCCCAGTTGAAATTAAGAAGGAAATGTACGACAATATCCTTCTGTGTGGAGGATCTTCTCTCTTCAATGGTTTCTACGAACGGTTCTCCAAAGATTTCCTCCATTTCCAGTCTCACGCTCACAAATCCAATATCCTGTCAGTGCCGGAAAGCAAATATTCCACTTGGATGGGTGGTTCAATCCTGGCATCACTCAAGTCCTTTCAGTCCTGCTGGATCCGTCAGGAAGAATATAGGGAACGCGGGCCATTTATAGTCCACCGCAGGTGCTACTAG